The following proteins are encoded in a genomic region of Pan troglodytes isolate AG18354 chromosome Y, NHGRI_mPanTro3-v2.0_pri, whole genome shotgun sequence:
- the LOC134809381 gene encoding LOW QUALITY PROTEIN: proline-rich protein, Y-linked-like (The sequence of the model RefSeq protein was modified relative to this genomic sequence to represent the inferred CDS: deleted 1 base in 1 codon): MIGLATLEGRRPGFALLCTSAWRRVGFRGPEFGLPNLVVPCFPAQELSLRHICGPECGPPQTKPTCEPILQVHQSRKPRDPESLLFLRCCLGSEPHNLSSLLAPEAGQEPLPKLLPQPLAGHAAWGIHGAPTSLLLAGECWGQGMAVPADPPPASPYRTSPRPPPGPLPRYRPQQHLLLPLGRLHALCPGCPLQQSLQFERGTLCAPRLWYLIVFARSWMKLETIILSKLSQGQKTKHRMFSLISES; the protein is encoded by the exons ATGATAGGACTGGCCACTCTAGAAGGGCGTAGACCTGGGTTCGCCCTCCTGTGCACCTCTGCGTGGAGG CGTGTAGGCTTCAGGGGTCCTGAATTTGGATTGCCAAACCTGGTGGTGCCCTGCTTCCCAGCGCAAGAGCTGAGTCTGAGGCACATCTGTGGGCCGGAGTGTGGGCCCCCCCAGACCAAG cccacgtgtgagccaattcttcaGGTACACCAAAGTAGGAAACCCCGGGATCCAGAAAGCCTTCTGTTTTTGCG atgcTGCCTGGGATCGGAGCCGCACAACCTGTCCTCATTGCTCGCTCCGGAGGCCGGGCAGGAACCTCTGCCAAAGCTTCTACCTCAGCCGCTGGCAGGCCATGCGGCCTGGGGCATTCACGGAGCTCCAACGAGTCTGTTACTGGCTGGGGAGTGCTGGGGCCAGGGCATGGCCGTGCCCGCtgatcctcctcctgcctctccatATCGGACTTCTCCTCGACCACCACCTGGACCACTGCCACGATATCGTCCACAGCAGCACCTTCTCCTC CCCCTAGGGCGCCTCCACGCTCTGTGCCCTGGCTGCCCTCTCCAGCAGAGCCTCCAATTTGAACGGGGTACACTGTGCGCTCCACGTCT atggtatctcattgtatttgcaaggtcatggatgaagctggaaaccatcatactaagcaaactatcacaaggacagaaaaccaaacaccgcatgttctcactgataagtgagagttga